A region from the Kineothrix sp. IPX-CK genome encodes:
- a CDS encoding sugar ABC transporter permease, producing the protein MKLKLIALNIILILLCFLGLIPILYALSLSLSGGGGALSAELSLLPEKLTLENYRKIIVEEPFFTWLSNSVILSVATMRIAIGFAVVASYAFSRFKFKGRNGILKLLLVLNAFPQILSMFAIFRLFKTMEMLDSKIGLVVIYAGSMCIFSIWNMKGYFDTIPIEIEEASRIDGAGDFQLLWKIVLPLAMPAVVVTAVMVLISVWNEYLFATTFMMNEKSYTLAGGLYQLQSNDYGRSWPLFSAAAIMVSMPILIVFFCIQKYMVSGLTAGGVKG; encoded by the coding sequence ATGAAATTAAAGTTAATAGCGTTGAATATCATATTGATTTTACTATGCTTTTTAGGGCTGATACCCATTTTATATGCACTTTCCTTATCCTTAAGCGGCGGCGGCGGTGCCTTATCGGCTGAACTTTCTCTGCTGCCGGAGAAGCTGACTCTGGAAAATTACAGAAAGATTATTGTGGAAGAACCCTTTTTTACATGGCTTTCCAATTCGGTAATATTAAGCGTGGCTACCATGAGAATAGCCATAGGCTTTGCTGTAGTTGCTTCCTATGCCTTTTCAAGGTTTAAATTTAAGGGGAGAAACGGTATTCTTAAGCTTTTACTTGTGCTGAATGCTTTTCCGCAGATACTTTCCATGTTTGCCATATTCAGGCTGTTTAAAACAATGGAAATGCTGGATTCGAAAATAGGGCTTGTTGTTATCTATGCGGGAAGTATGTGTATATTCAGCATTTGGAACATGAAAGGGTACTTTGATACGATTCCGATAGAAATAGAGGAAGCATCGAGAATTGATGGGGCGGGAGATTTTCAGCTGCTATGGAAAATAGTCTTACCTCTTGCCATGCCTGCAGTGGTTGTGACTGCAGTTATGGTGCTTATATCTGTATGGAATGAATATTTATTTGCAACAACTTTTATGATGAATGAAAAAAGCTATACACTGGCAGGAGGACTGTATCAATTGCAGTCGAATGATTACGGCAGGAGCTGGCCGTTATTTTCGGCAGCCGCTATTATGGTATCGATGCCGATTCTGATCGTATTTTTCTGCATTCAGAAATACATGGTATCGGGGCTGACGGCCGGTGGAGTAAAGGGTTGA
- a CDS encoding acyl-CoA carboxylase subunit beta, with protein sequence MGNRSWDEAIKDLEVRREKAALGGGTAKIEKQHQSGKLTARERIEILLDRGTFVEVDGFVESRIDDFDLDKRRVPGDGVVTGYGEIGGRLVFVASEDFTVIGGTLGEYHSYKICHIQDMAMQMKAPIICINDSGGARIEEGISSLSGYSGIFLRHTKASGVIPQISVILGPCSGGACYAPAICDFIFMVSDISKMFITGPNVVKTVINEEVSVDELGGAQVHAKKSGVAHFVYQSEGDCLMGVRKLLFYLPSNNKEMVPVVKNIKERPSVLFSVNKVIEKFGSLGKTLSQGEKDKVNRIREIVPDNSRRAYDVKEVLECIVDEGSFFEVQKDFAANAVVGWARMDGEVVGFVANQPNMMGGSLDYHASDKIARFIRFCDCFNIPLVTLVDVPAFLPGTEQEHNGIIRHGAKVLYAYAEATVPKISLIMRKAYGGAYIAMNSKEMGADMVFAWPIAEIAVMGGDGAVNIAFKRKIKEAQDPQAMREQCKQEYEDRFLNPYVAAARGYVNEVIKPEETREKILKALKALKSKSVESPYKKHGNIPL encoded by the coding sequence ATGGGCAACAGAAGTTGGGACGAAGCGATAAAGGATTTGGAGGTACGCCGCGAGAAGGCTGCGCTTGGCGGCGGTACTGCTAAAATCGAAAAACAGCACCAAAGCGGCAAGCTCACGGCGAGAGAAAGAATAGAAATACTTTTGGATAGAGGCACCTTTGTGGAAGTGGATGGTTTTGTAGAATCCAGAATCGATGATTTCGATCTGGATAAACGGCGGGTGCCGGGGGATGGTGTAGTGACGGGCTATGGAGAAATCGGCGGGCGGCTGGTATTTGTGGCGAGCGAGGACTTCACGGTGATCGGAGGAACATTAGGAGAGTACCATTCCTATAAGATCTGCCACATACAGGATATGGCAATGCAGATGAAGGCCCCGATTATCTGTATCAATGACAGCGGCGGAGCGAGGATCGAGGAGGGGATTTCATCACTCAGCGGATACAGCGGCATATTTTTGCGCCATACGAAGGCTTCCGGAGTGATTCCTCAGATTTCAGTCATTCTTGGTCCCTGCTCCGGTGGTGCATGCTATGCGCCTGCAATCTGTGATTTTATTTTTATGGTAAGTGATATCTCCAAGATGTTCATTACCGGACCTAATGTGGTAAAGACGGTTATCAACGAGGAGGTATCCGTAGATGAATTGGGTGGAGCACAGGTACACGCCAAAAAGAGCGGTGTCGCACATTTTGTTTATCAATCTGAGGGCGACTGTCTTATGGGAGTGAGAAAGCTTCTCTTTTATCTGCCGTCGAACAACAAGGAAATGGTGCCCGTCGTGAAGAATATAAAGGAGCGCCCTTCGGTTCTATTTAGCGTGAATAAGGTAATCGAGAAGTTCGGGAGTCTTGGAAAGACTTTATCGCAGGGGGAAAAAGACAAAGTGAACCGTATCAGAGAGATCGTGCCGGATAATTCCAGACGCGCTTATGATGTGAAGGAAGTGCTGGAATGCATCGTGGATGAAGGAAGCTTTTTCGAGGTGCAAAAGGATTTTGCCGCCAATGCTGTAGTCGGATGGGCGCGAATGGACGGGGAGGTCGTAGGCTTCGTGGCAAATCAGCCCAATATGATGGGCGGTTCCCTGGACTATCATGCTTCCGATAAGATTGCACGTTTTATTCGCTTCTGCGACTGCTTCAATATCCCGTTAGTAACCTTAGTTGACGTTCCGGCATTCCTTCCGGGGACGGAGCAGGAGCACAACGGAATCATAAGGCACGGAGCGAAGGTGCTGTACGCTTATGCGGAGGCCACAGTTCCGAAGATTTCCCTTATCATGCGCAAGGCCTACGGAGGGGCATATATAGCTATGAACTCCAAGGAAATGGGCGCGGACATGGTATTCGCATGGCCCATCGCGGAAATCGCGGTTATGGGTGGAGACGGCGCTGTAAATATTGCGTTCAAACGTAAAATCAAGGAAGCTCAGGACCCGCAGGCAATGCGCGAGCAATGCAAGCAGGAATACGAGGATAGATTCTTAAACCCTTATGTGGCAGCCGCGAGGGGATATGTGAACGAAGTGATTAAGCCGGAGGAAACGAGAGAGAAAATATTAAAGGCATTAAAGGCGCTGAAAAGCAAATCGGTGGAAAGCCCTTACAAAAAGCATGGGAATATACCTCTATAA
- a CDS encoding CapA family protein: MKRTRRRKIHFLNIVLTFWITFAGVVIAGVAGILIYNAIVGKADAVTLSPSGLSEAVSHMFSEKIPEAKAGEEALTPSGRYGEILADEEYMARNNIYTKEAASAEEVTLSFGGDILFDPSYSVMVKLLQRTNGIYDSISAELLDEMKSADILMLNNEFPYSDRGTPTPEKQFTFRAKPESVSLLDDMGVDIVSLANNHAYDYGETALLDSLDILKEAGMPYVGAGRNLEEAAKPVYFIINDIKIAYLSATQIERLDNPDTKGATDNSAGVFRCWNPEGLLEAVKAAKENSDFVVVYIHWGTENTEEPDPAQLDQAPKIVEAGADLIIGDHPHCLQPIQYVDGVPVVYSLGNFWFNSKQVDTCLVKAAIDANGLKSLKFIPALQKDCRTSLLEGEEKERVLAYMRSISPGVNIDEEGFIN; this comes from the coding sequence ATGAAGAGAACCCGGAGAAGAAAAATTCACTTTCTGAATATCGTGCTAACCTTCTGGATAACCTTTGCCGGAGTGGTGATTGCAGGAGTTGCAGGAATATTGATATATAATGCCATTGTGGGGAAAGCAGACGCGGTGACACTTTCACCCTCCGGATTGTCGGAGGCCGTTTCGCATATGTTTTCGGAGAAAATACCGGAGGCGAAGGCAGGGGAAGAGGCGCTTACTCCAAGCGGACGCTATGGAGAGATCCTGGCGGATGAAGAGTATATGGCTCGGAACAATATTTATACGAAGGAGGCAGCATCGGCTGAAGAGGTAACGCTGTCCTTTGGCGGGGATATACTGTTCGATCCGAGTTACAGCGTTATGGTAAAACTGCTGCAGAGGACAAACGGCATCTATGACAGCATATCTGCGGAGCTGCTGGATGAAATGAAGAGCGCAGATATTTTAATGCTGAACAATGAATTCCCTTATTCCGACAGAGGAACGCCGACGCCGGAGAAACAGTTCACCTTCCGTGCAAAGCCTGAATCCGTAAGTCTTTTGGACGATATGGGGGTGGATATCGTATCGCTTGCTAATAATCATGCGTACGATTACGGAGAAACAGCGCTTCTGGATTCCCTGGATATTTTAAAAGAGGCAGGGATGCCCTATGTAGGGGCGGGCCGTAATCTGGAGGAAGCAGCAAAGCCTGTCTACTTCATTATCAACGATATAAAAATAGCATATTTGTCCGCTACCCAAATTGAGCGTCTGGACAATCCCGATACCAAGGGCGCGACGGATAACTCTGCGGGAGTATTCCGGTGCTGGAATCCTGAGGGCCTTTTGGAAGCGGTAAAGGCGGCGAAGGAAAACAGCGATTTTGTGGTGGTATATATTCATTGGGGAACAGAGAATACGGAGGAGCCTGACCCCGCCCAGCTGGATCAGGCACCGAAAATAGTGGAAGCGGGAGCAGATTTGATTATCGGCGATCATCCCCACTGTCTCCAGCCCATTCAATATGTGGATGGAGTTCCTGTGGTATACAGCCTCGGCAATTTCTGGTTCAACTCCAAACAGGTGGATACCTGCCTGGTAAAAGCCGCCATCGATGCGAATGGATTAAAAAGCCTTAAGTTCATTCCGGCCCTCCAAAAGGACTGCAGGACCTCTTTGCTGGAAGGGGAGGAAAAGGAAAGAGTACTTGCCTATATGCGCTCTATCTCTCCCGGTGTGAACATAGACGAAGAAGGATTTATAAATTAA
- the rplA gene encoding 50S ribosomal protein L1, with the protein MKHGKKYNEAAKQVDRSVQYEAADAIALVKKTATAKFDETIEVHIRTGCDGRHAEQQIRGAVVLPNGTGKEVKVLVFAKGDKASEAEAAGADFVGGDELIPRIQNEGWLDFDVVVATPDMMGVVGRLGKVLGPKGLMPNPKAGTVTMDVTKAVNDIKAGKIEYRLDKSNIVHVPVGKASFTEEQLSQNFGALMEAIVKAKPSALKGQYLRSITLSSTMGPGVKVSVAKF; encoded by the coding sequence ATGAAACATGGAAAAAAATATAATGAAGCTGCAAAGCAGGTAGACCGTTCCGTTCAGTATGAAGCAGCAGATGCGATCGCTCTTGTAAAAAAGACTGCTACCGCAAAATTTGATGAGACGATTGAAGTTCATATCAGAACAGGCTGTGACGGACGTCATGCAGAACAGCAGATTCGTGGTGCCGTTGTATTACCTAACGGTACAGGTAAAGAAGTAAAAGTATTGGTATTCGCAAAAGGAGATAAGGCTTCCGAGGCAGAAGCAGCAGGAGCTGATTTCGTAGGCGGCGATGAGCTTATTCCCAGAATCCAGAACGAAGGCTGGTTAGATTTCGACGTTGTTGTTGCTACCCCTGATATGATGGGTGTTGTAGGACGTCTCGGTAAGGTTCTCGGACCGAAAGGCTTGATGCCTAACCCGAAGGCTGGAACGGTAACGATGGATGTAACCAAGGCAGTTAACGATATCAAGGCTGGTAAGATCGAGTACAGATTAGACAAATCCAACATCGTACACGTACCGGTTGGCAAGGCTTCCTTTACGGAGGAGCAGCTGTCACAGAACTTCGGAGCATTGATGGAAGCTATTGTAAAAGCAAAACCGTCAGCATTGAAGGGGCAGTATTTAAGAAGCATTACGCTTTCTTCCACTATGGGACCGGGCGTAAAGGTTAGCGTAGCGAAGTTCTAA
- the nusG gene encoding transcription termination/antitermination protein NusG codes for MSEANWYVVHTYSGYENKVKANIEKTIENRHLEEEILEVRVPMQDVVEMKNGAKKNVQKKMFPGYVLINMVMNDDTWYVVRNTRGVTGFVGPGSKPVPLTEAEMKPLGIRMENISVDFAEGDTIAVVAGVWKDTVGVVQRIDYGKQTATINVELFGRETPVEIGFAEVRRM; via the coding sequence ATGTCAGAAGCAAATTGGTATGTAGTGCATACCTATTCCGGGTATGAGAATAAAGTCAAAGCCAATATTGAGAAGACAATCGAGAACAGACATCTGGAGGAAGAGATTCTGGAGGTCCGTGTACCTATGCAGGACGTCGTGGAGATGAAGAACGGCGCTAAGAAGAATGTTCAGAAAAAGATGTTCCCGGGTTATGTTCTTATTAATATGGTAATGAATGACGACACTTGGTATGTCGTCAGGAATACGAGAGGTGTTACGGGCTTTGTGGGTCCGGGAAGCAAGCCGGTACCGCTTACGGAAGCAGAAATGAAACCTCTTGGCATTCGAATGGAAAATATTTCCGTGGACTTTGCGGAGGGAGATACGATTGCGGTCGTCGCCGGAGTTTGGAAGGACACTGTGGGCGTCGTACAGAGAATCGATTACGGCAAACAGACGGCTACGATTAATGTAGAGCTTTTCGGCAGGGAGACGCCGGTCGAGATTGGCTTTGCAGAAGTAAGAAGGATGTAA
- the rplK gene encoding 50S ribosomal protein L11: MAKKVEGYIKLQIPAGKATPAPPVGPALGQHGVNIVEFTKQFNARTADKGDTIIPVVITVYADRSFSFVTKTPPAAVLLKKACNLKSGSAVPNKTKVATISKDKVKEIAELKLPDLNAASLEAAMSMIAGTARSMGITVED, encoded by the coding sequence ATGGCAAAGAAAGTAGAAGGATATATTAAGTTACAGATTCCTGCCGGAAAAGCAACACCGGCTCCACCGGTTGGTCCCGCACTTGGACAGCATGGTGTCAACATCGTTGAATTTACGAAACAGTTCAACGCCAGAACAGCGGATAAGGGAGACACTATCATCCCCGTTGTTATTACGGTATATGCAGATAGAAGCTTCAGTTTTGTTACAAAGACTCCGCCTGCAGCAGTACTTCTTAAGAAAGCATGCAACCTTAAGTCCGGTTCGGCAGTGCCTAACAAGACGAAGGTAGCAACGATTTCCAAAGACAAAGTAAAAGAAATCGCTGAGCTGAAATTGCCTGATTTGAATGCGGCTTCTCTCGAAGCGGCTATGAGCATGATCGCAGGTACAGCAAGAAGTATGGGCATTACAGTAGAAGATTAA
- the rplJ gene encoding 50S ribosomal protein L10, which yields MAKVELKQPVVEEISANIKDAQSVVLVDYRGLTVEQDTRLRKQLREEGITYKVYKNTMMNFAFKGTDFEALAPYLEGPSAIAISTSDATAPARVLCKFAKEATKLEIKGGVVEGSAYDANGIAEIAKVPSREELLSKLLGSIQSPITNFARVMNQLAEKGGASACDTPAAEEAAPAVEATEEAAPAAEEAPVEEAVAPVEEAPAE from the coding sequence GTGGCAAAAGTTGAATTGAAACAACCCGTTGTAGAAGAAATTTCCGCAAACATTAAAGATGCGCAGTCAGTAGTGCTCGTGGATTACCGCGGACTTACGGTAGAGCAGGATACAAGACTTCGCAAGCAGCTTCGCGAAGAGGGAATTACTTACAAGGTTTACAAGAACACGATGATGAATTTCGCGTTTAAGGGAACAGACTTCGAAGCGCTTGCTCCGTATCTGGAGGGCCCCAGCGCGATTGCGATCTCTACAAGCGATGCTACGGCACCGGCTAGAGTACTGTGCAAATTTGCGAAGGAAGCAACTAAGCTCGAGATCAAAGGTGGTGTGGTTGAAGGTTCTGCATACGATGCGAACGGCATTGCCGAAATCGCTAAGGTTCCTTCAAGAGAAGAACTGCTCTCCAAGTTACTTGGAAGTATCCAGTCTCCGATTACGAACTTTGCTCGTGTCATGAACCAGCTGGCAGAAAAAGGCGGCGCATCCGCATGCGATACACCGGCAGCAGAAGAAGCGGCTCCGGCAGTAGAAGCAACAGAGGAAGCAGCACCCGCAGCAGAAGAAGCGCCGGTTGAAGAAGCAGTAGCACCGGTTGAAGAAGCTCCTGCTGAATAA
- the secE gene encoding preprotein translocase subunit SecE — protein MGDSANTDKAPKTDFFKGVKTEFKKITWPDKDALLKQSTAVVCASVVVGVIIAVLDFIIQYGVDFMTTL, from the coding sequence ATGGGAGATTCCGCAAATACAGATAAAGCACCGAAGACGGATTTTTTCAAAGGTGTAAAAACTGAATTTAAGAAAATTACATGGCCGGATAAGGATGCACTTCTCAAACAGTCTACAGCAGTTGTCTGTGCCTCGGTTGTAGTAGGAGTAATCATTGCCGTACTCGATTTTATTATTCAGTATGGTGTAGATTTCATGACGACGTTATAG
- the fliD gene encoding flagellar filament capping protein FliD: MAYNGAVLSNIHNNYLTSYASNRNSRFDTHKKSELRSIYNSIVKLNKDAPLYKLDTSKEAKTFAVGIKEDARSLRSAIASLGGLDEEKILNKKAAYSSNEDMVSVSFIGEQIEASGNQEVPSYNIEVNSLASGQFNIGVFLPDTKTKLSPDTYSFDISINDLNYEFQYNIKENETNREVQRRLSRLITNADIGLRADVIDDGKGNSSLRLSSISEGLRDGSSSIFTVSDDHTSKSSGSVSYFGLDYLARPASNAGFLLNGMPRTSTANTFTVDGLYEVTLRGISGMAGQTATIGLKTDVESLTENINALLKSYNSFIEDMTRYTDNFSGSRRLLSEMKGITDRYQSSFDVIGLKIQDNGTINIDKDELASAVLSSYAKEDFSSIKNFANSLIRKTDQISLNPMNYANKTIVAYKSPGKNYPTPYITSAYTGMLFNYFC; encoded by the coding sequence ATGGCATATAACGGCGCTGTTTTAAGCAATATTCATAATAATTATCTGACTTCTTATGCGTCTAACAGGAATTCACGTTTTGACACACACAAGAAAAGCGAACTTCGCAGCATATACAATTCCATCGTCAAATTGAATAAGGATGCCCCTCTGTACAAACTCGACACCAGCAAAGAAGCCAAGACCTTCGCGGTGGGAATCAAGGAGGATGCCAGATCGCTTCGAAGCGCTATCGCTTCCTTAGGCGGCTTGGATGAGGAGAAAATCCTGAATAAAAAGGCCGCTTATTCCAGCAACGAGGATATGGTCTCCGTTTCCTTCATCGGAGAGCAAATCGAAGCATCCGGGAATCAGGAAGTTCCTTCCTATAATATTGAAGTCAATTCTTTGGCCTCCGGTCAGTTCAATATCGGAGTATTCCTTCCGGACACGAAGACAAAGCTTTCTCCGGATACCTATTCTTTCGATATCAGTATAAACGATTTGAACTACGAGTTCCAGTATAATATAAAAGAAAATGAAACTAACCGAGAGGTTCAAAGACGCCTTTCAAGGCTGATAACCAATGCGGATATCGGATTGAGGGCGGATGTCATCGACGATGGCAAAGGCAACAGCTCGCTTCGTTTAAGTTCTATTTCAGAGGGATTGAGGGACGGCAGTTCTTCCATCTTCACTGTTTCGGACGACCATACGAGCAAGAGCTCCGGTTCCGTTTCTTATTTCGGTCTGGATTATCTCGCACGCCCGGCTTCCAATGCAGGATTTTTGTTGAACGGAATGCCTCGCACTTCGACCGCTAATACCTTCACTGTCGATGGGCTTTATGAAGTTACCTTAAGAGGTATCAGCGGTATGGCCGGGCAGACAGCTACCATCGGTTTAAAGACGGACGTAGAATCCCTGACAGAAAATATCAATGCGCTCTTAAAGAGTTATAATTCTTTTATAGAGGATATGACCCGCTATACCGACAATTTTTCCGGCAGCCGCCGTTTGTTAAGCGAGATGAAGGGAATTACCGACCGTTACCAGAGCAGCTTCGACGTTATCGGTCTTAAGATTCAGGATAACGGAACGATTAATATCGATAAGGATGAATTGGCTTCGGCAGTTTTATCCAGTTACGCCAAAGAGGATTTTTCCTCAATTAAGAATTTTGCCAATTCCTTAATCCGCAAGACTGACCAAATATCGCTCAATCCTATGAATTATGCGAATAAGACTATCGTGGCATATAAGAGTCCAGGGAAGAATTATCCTACTCCTTATATTACGAGCGCTTATACCGGGATGTTGTTCAATTACTTTTGCTAA
- the rpmG gene encoding 50S ribosomal protein L33, which translates to MRTRITLACTECKQRNYNTTKDKKAHPDRMETKKYCRFCKTHTMHKETK; encoded by the coding sequence ATGCGTACGAGAATTACATTGGCATGTACGGAATGCAAGCAGCGTAACTACAATACAACAAAAGATAAGAAAGCACATCCGGATAGAATGGAGACAAAGAAATATTGTAGATTCTGCAAGACTCATACTATGCACAAAGAAACTAAATAA
- a CDS encoding glycoside hydrolase family 13 protein yields MNKSAILHIPLSQYAFASGEFELTIRIRTGKQDLTKCTLYYADRACGSVPIEFQSVLMETVYSDELFDYYECVVKSPYSRVCYFFKLEKDEEWIYYYGDEFREEMADIKLDGFMIDGRSEYYQYPFLLKSEIYKEPEWFKNALVYNIFPDSFATGKGYIEKMPKEIEASDKKKCKSRLGGTLRGIMENLDYIKELGFDCLYLNPIFVAGECHKYDIRDYCQIDPCFGTNEEFRELVEKIHERNMYIVIDGVFNHCSWDFFAFEDVVEKGKKSRYWDWFYRLEEPVVRPKDETTIPGYASFTYERKMPKLNTANTEVQEYFCNVCSYWLKEYRVDGWRLDVANEVDKNFWRRFRKTAKEINKDAVFIGEVWENSEVWLRGDMFDSTMNYDFRRHCRDFFALGNIDKDTFAGQITSMYLRYSKEVAEGQLNILDSHDVPRFLSLCGGNMKRWKMAVCFLMMMPGVPCIFYGDERGIEGVAENEYRKAMPWEYEEDRTGEDSPENIIKELADFRKKYIKPGDGFQIHTTGEKLILNRGEKIEAIFDMEKETCEWSYK; encoded by the coding sequence ATGAACAAAAGCGCAATTTTACATATACCGCTTTCCCAATATGCATTTGCTTCCGGAGAATTCGAGCTGACGATCAGGATACGCACAGGAAAGCAGGATCTGACGAAATGTACACTCTATTATGCAGACAGGGCGTGCGGAAGTGTACCGATAGAATTCCAAAGTGTACTGATGGAAACGGTGTATTCGGATGAACTGTTTGATTATTATGAATGCGTGGTTAAAAGCCCGTATAGCAGAGTATGCTATTTTTTCAAATTGGAAAAGGACGAGGAATGGATATATTATTATGGCGATGAATTCAGGGAAGAAATGGCGGACATAAAGCTCGACGGATTTATGATAGATGGGAGAAGCGAATATTACCAGTATCCTTTTTTGCTTAAATCGGAAATCTATAAAGAGCCCGAATGGTTTAAAAATGCCTTAGTCTATAATATTTTTCCGGACAGCTTCGCGACGGGAAAGGGCTATATAGAAAAGATGCCAAAAGAAATAGAGGCGTCTGACAAGAAGAAATGCAAGTCCAGACTAGGTGGAACTCTTAGAGGAATCATGGAAAATCTGGATTATATTAAGGAACTGGGTTTTGACTGTTTGTATTTGAATCCGATTTTTGTGGCGGGAGAATGTCACAAATATGATATCAGAGACTACTGTCAGATCGATCCCTGTTTTGGAACGAATGAGGAGTTTCGAGAGCTGGTAGAGAAAATACATGAACGTAACATGTATATTGTTATCGACGGAGTATTTAATCATTGCAGCTGGGATTTCTTTGCGTTTGAGGATGTTGTTGAAAAAGGAAAGAAATCCCGCTATTGGGACTGGTTTTACCGTCTGGAAGAACCGGTTGTCCGACCGAAGGATGAGACGACGATTCCGGGTTATGCCAGTTTTACCTATGAAAGGAAGATGCCCAAATTAAATACTGCAAATACTGAAGTGCAGGAGTACTTCTGCAATGTTTGCAGTTATTGGCTGAAGGAATACCGGGTAGACGGATGGCGGTTGGATGTGGCCAATGAAGTGGACAAGAATTTTTGGCGCAGATTCCGCAAAACGGCAAAGGAGATAAATAAAGATGCGGTTTTCATTGGGGAGGTATGGGAGAATTCCGAAGTCTGGCTCAGGGGAGATATGTTCGATTCTACTATGAACTATGATTTCAGGAGGCATTGCAGAGACTTTTTTGCATTGGGCAACATAGATAAAGACACATTTGCCGGACAAATAACATCTATGTATCTCCGTTATTCGAAGGAGGTTGCCGAAGGACAGCTCAATATTTTAGACAGTCATGATGTTCCCCGTTTCCTGTCCTTGTGCGGAGGAAATATGAAGCGATGGAAAATGGCGGTCTGCTTCCTGATGATGATGCCCGGAGTACCATGCATTTTTTACGGAGATGAAAGAGGCATAGAGGGAGTAGCCGAGAATGAATACAGGAAGGCTATGCCCTGGGAATATGAGGAGGACCGGACGGGAGAGGACTCTCCTGAGAATATTATCAAAGAATTGGCAGATTTCAGGAAGAAATACATAAAACCGGGGGATGGATTTCAGATTCATACAACCGGGGAAAAGCTGATACTGAATAGGGGCGAAAAAATAGAAGCCATCTTTGATATGGAGAAAGAGACATGTGAATGGAGTTATAAATAA
- the rplL gene encoding 50S ribosomal protein L7/L12 has product MAKLTAQELIEAIKELTVLELNDLVKACEEEFGVSAAAGVVVAAAGAGDGAAAEEEKTEFDVELTEVGPNKVKVIKVVREATGLGLKEAKDLVDTAPKMVKEATSKQDAEDIKAKLEAEGAKVTIK; this is encoded by the coding sequence ATGGCAAAATTAACAGCTCAGGAACTTATTGAAGCTATTAAAGAGTTAACAGTATTAGAATTAAATGATTTGGTAAAAGCTTGCGAAGAAGAATTCGGCGTATCCGCAGCAGCAGGTGTTGTAGTTGCAGCAGCAGGTGCAGGCGACGGCGCAGCAGCAGAAGAAGAGAAGACAGAATTCGACGTTGAACTTACAGAAGTTGGCCCTAACAAGGTTAAGGTTATCAAGGTTGTACGTGAAGCTACAGGCCTTGGCTTGAAAGAAGCTAAAGACTTAGTTGACACTGCTCCTAAGATGGTAAAAGAAGCTACTTCCAAGCAGGATGCTGAAGACATCAAAGCGAAACTGGAAGCAGAAGGCGCTAAAGTTACAATCAAATAA